A genomic stretch from Sinorhizobium terangae includes:
- the nagA gene encoding N-acetylglucosamine-6-phosphate deacetylase: MTAKKKITGARIFDGIDWHDGAVLVVEAGRVKAIVPASAAPADADMVDAHGLLLVPGFIDLQVNGGGGALLNEQPTLDGIRQICAAHAKFGTTALLPTLITDTREVRTAAIQAGLEAKKAAVAGFLGLHLEGPHLSIARKGAHDPSLIRPMDDADLGEMVACARALGCLMVTVAPETATREQVRALCDAGVVVSLGHTDVGYDTACSYARAGARTVTHLFNAMSGLGHREPGVVGAALATGTLHAGLIADGFHVDPASMGIALRGKKGPGQIFLVTDAMSPIGTDMTTFHLNGREILRQGGRLTLADGTLAGADIDMLSSVRFVHEKLGLPIEEAIRMASAYPADVMGIASHKGRLLPGTDADFVLLTPELGMSSTWIGGEQVFSA, from the coding sequence ATGACTGCGAAGAAGAAAATCACCGGCGCGCGGATCTTCGACGGCATCGACTGGCACGACGGCGCGGTCCTCGTTGTAGAGGCGGGCCGGGTGAAGGCGATCGTTCCGGCATCCGCCGCACCCGCCGATGCCGATATGGTCGACGCGCACGGCCTGCTTCTCGTTCCGGGTTTCATCGACCTGCAGGTCAACGGCGGCGGCGGCGCGCTCCTCAACGAGCAACCGACGCTCGACGGCATTCGGCAAATTTGCGCCGCGCATGCGAAATTCGGCACCACCGCGCTGCTGCCGACGCTGATCACCGACACCCGCGAAGTGCGGACTGCGGCCATTCAGGCCGGCCTCGAGGCGAAGAAGGCTGCCGTCGCCGGCTTTCTCGGCCTGCATCTTGAAGGCCCCCATCTTTCGATCGCCCGCAAGGGGGCGCATGATCCGTCGCTCATTCGCCCGATGGACGATGCCGACCTTGGGGAAATGGTCGCCTGCGCGCGTGCCCTGGGCTGCCTGATGGTGACGGTTGCCCCGGAAACCGCGACGCGAGAGCAGGTGCGCGCCCTTTGTGACGCCGGCGTCGTCGTCAGCCTGGGTCATACGGATGTCGGCTACGACACGGCTTGCAGCTACGCCAGGGCCGGCGCCCGCACGGTCACCCATCTCTTCAACGCGATGAGCGGTCTCGGCCACCGCGAACCCGGCGTCGTCGGCGCGGCGCTCGCGACGGGCACGCTGCATGCCGGTTTGATCGCCGACGGCTTCCATGTCGATCCGGCGTCGATGGGCATCGCGCTTAGGGGCAAGAAGGGTCCGGGGCAGATTTTCCTGGTGACCGACGCGATGTCGCCGATCGGCACCGACATGACCACCTTCCATCTCAACGGCCGCGAAATCCTGCGCCAGGGCGGCCGCCTGACGCTCGCCGACGGGACGCTTGCCGGAGCAGACATCGACATGCTGTCCTCGGTCCGCTTCGTACACGAAAAACTCGGCCTGCCGATCGAGGAGGCGATCCGCATGGCCTCCGCCTACCCGGCCGATGTCATGGGCATTGCCTCCCATAAGGGACGGCTCTTGCCCGGGACGGACGCCGACTTCGTGCTGTTGACGCCGGAACTTGGCATGAGTTCCACCTGGATCGGCGGAGAGCAGGTCTTTTCGGCGTAA
- a CDS encoding amidase: MTNQKTLASLAVLVQSGKLDPVKLVEETFHRIEAHPDRSIFVGLTRERAIKEAQAASIRLKAGRSLGLLDGLPVAWKDLFDLAGSVTTAGSVVFKDNPPAAADAPVVGALAAAGMVSVGRTNMSEFAFSGLGINPHYGTPRNPASPGVHRIPGGSSSGSAAAVAAGLVPLAIGTDTGGSVRIPAAMTGIVGYKATRGRYAIKGVFPLAESLDALGPLCHTVQDAVWADAAMHSLTAPVIRRAELADLSLVIPETIVFDEAEPEVVAAFEAAIKRLEAAGVRVRRAAFPSFAAVFDLMARHGALVTAEAYALHRERLAGPEAAKIDPRVVTRTRLGEKITLSDYIALLDARDQLIHETVESLALGELIAHPTLPHVAPPVAPLLSDDELFFKINAKTLRNTLIGNFLDFCGVSIPCGTGAAGMPVGFLLSAPHHQDDRLLGAALAAEATIRGEA; this comes from the coding sequence ATGACCAATCAGAAAACGCTCGCGAGCCTCGCGGTCCTTGTTCAGTCGGGCAAGCTCGATCCTGTCAAACTCGTCGAAGAGACGTTTCATCGCATCGAAGCGCATCCGGACCGGTCGATCTTCGTTGGGCTGACGCGCGAGCGTGCAATCAAGGAAGCGCAGGCCGCCTCGATCCGCCTCAAGGCCGGGCGCTCGCTCGGGCTGCTCGATGGGCTGCCCGTCGCCTGGAAGGATCTTTTCGACCTTGCCGGCAGCGTGACGACGGCGGGTTCCGTCGTCTTCAAGGACAACCCGCCCGCAGCGGCGGACGCTCCCGTGGTCGGCGCGCTTGCGGCCGCCGGCATGGTCAGCGTCGGCCGTACGAACATGAGCGAGTTTGCCTTCTCCGGCCTCGGCATCAACCCGCACTATGGAACGCCGCGCAATCCCGCCTCGCCCGGTGTGCATCGGATCCCCGGCGGCTCTTCCTCCGGTTCGGCCGCGGCTGTCGCCGCCGGCCTTGTGCCGCTCGCGATCGGCACGGACACGGGCGGCTCGGTGCGCATCCCGGCGGCGATGACCGGCATCGTCGGCTACAAGGCGACGCGCGGCCGCTATGCGATCAAGGGCGTGTTTCCGCTCGCCGAGAGCCTCGATGCGCTCGGCCCCCTCTGCCATACGGTGCAGGACGCGGTGTGGGCGGATGCCGCCATGCACAGCCTGACGGCGCCGGTCATCCGCCGCGCCGAGCTTGCCGATCTCTCGCTTGTCATTCCGGAAACGATCGTCTTCGACGAGGCCGAACCGGAGGTGGTCGCGGCCTTCGAGGCGGCGATCAAGAGGCTGGAAGCAGCCGGCGTCAGAGTCAGGCGCGCAGCCTTCCCGAGCTTTGCCGCCGTGTTCGATCTGATGGCGCGCCATGGCGCACTGGTGACGGCTGAAGCCTACGCCCTCCACCGCGAGCGCCTCGCCGGCCCCGAAGCGGCAAAGATCGATCCGCGTGTCGTCACCCGCACCCGGCTCGGCGAGAAGATCACCCTCAGTGATTACATCGCCCTTCTCGACGCACGCGATCAATTGATTCATGAAACGGTCGAGAGCCTGGCGCTCGGCGAGCTGATCGCGCATCCGACATTGCCGCATGTCGCCCCGCCGGTCGCACCGCTTCTTTCCGACGACGAGCTTTTCTTCAAGATCAACGCGAAGACGTTGCGCAATACGTTGATCGGCAATTTCCTCGATTTCTGCGGCGTTTCCATCCCGTGCGGGACGGGCGCTGCCGGCATGCCGGTCGGCTTCCTGCTCTCCGCACCGCATCACCAGGACGACCGGCTGCTTGGCGCGGCGCTTGCTGCCGAGGCGACCATCCGGGGTGAGGCATGA
- a CDS encoding BMP family lipoprotein: protein MKKTILGLFAFSMMSATALAADIKPAIIYDLGGKFDKSFNEAAFNGAEKFKTESGIEYREFEIANDAQREQALRRFASDGNSPIVMAGFNWAASLEKIAAEYPDTKFAIIDMVVEKPNVKSIVFKEQEGSYLVGVLAGLASKSKTVSFVGGMDIPLIHKFACGYVGGAKSVGADVKVLEAYTGTTPDAWNDPVKGGEIAKSQIDQGADVVYHAAGGTGVGVLQAAADAGKLGIGVDSNQNMLQPGKVLTSMLKRVDVAVYESFMAAKNDKFEFGISNLGLKEDGVGYALDDNNKALITPEMHDAVEKVKADIIAGKVQVHDYMSTESCPY from the coding sequence ATGAAAAAAACCATTCTCGGTCTCTTTGCTTTCTCCATGATGTCCGCGACGGCACTGGCCGCCGACATCAAGCCGGCGATCATCTACGATCTCGGCGGCAAGTTCGACAAATCCTTCAACGAAGCGGCATTTAACGGCGCCGAAAAGTTCAAGACCGAATCCGGTATCGAATACCGCGAATTCGAGATCGCCAACGATGCCCAGCGCGAACAGGCGCTGCGCCGCTTCGCCAGCGACGGCAACAGCCCGATCGTGATGGCCGGCTTCAACTGGGCGGCATCGCTCGAGAAGATTGCCGCGGAATATCCGGATACGAAATTCGCGATCATCGACATGGTGGTCGAAAAGCCGAACGTCAAATCGATCGTCTTCAAGGAGCAGGAAGGCTCCTATCTCGTCGGCGTGCTTGCCGGTCTCGCCTCCAAGTCGAAGACAGTCAGCTTTGTCGGAGGCATGGACATCCCGCTGATCCACAAGTTCGCCTGCGGCTATGTCGGCGGCGCCAAGTCGGTTGGCGCGGACGTCAAGGTGCTCGAGGCCTATACCGGCACGACGCCGGACGCCTGGAACGATCCGGTCAAGGGCGGTGAAATCGCGAAGTCCCAGATCGACCAGGGCGCGGACGTCGTCTACCACGCCGCCGGCGGTACCGGCGTGGGCGTTCTGCAGGCAGCAGCGGATGCCGGCAAGCTCGGTATCGGCGTCGACTCCAACCAGAACATGCTGCAGCCAGGCAAGGTTTTGACCTCGATGCTGAAGCGCGTCGACGTCGCCGTCTATGAATCCTTCATGGCGGCCAAGAACGACAAGTTCGAGTTCGGCATTTCCAACCTCGGCCTCAAGGAAGACGGCGTCGGCTATGCCCTCGACGACAACAACAAGGCCCTGATCACGCCCGAGATGCACGACGCGGTCGAAAAGGTGAAGGCCGACATCATTGCCGGCAAGGTCCAGGTGCACGACTACATGAGCACCGAATCCTGCCCCTACTAA
- a CDS encoding N-acetylmuramic acid 6-phosphate etherase, which produces MPSARTEERHDKAKGLDVMHPALALRLLAAGQQAAAKSVDAAIEQISAAAALAAQVLSAGGRLAYAGAGSSGLMAMADALELPGTYGIPQAQIVILLAGGAASLTDLAGGYEDDMDLAREDVRNAGIAAGDCLVSVSASGSTPYALAAADEAKKRGAKVIAIANNAGAPLFKDADVSILLQTPPEVVSGSTRMGAGTAQKIAFNMFSTLVGIHLGHVLDGHMVNLRADNIKLQGRAMRIVCDITGVSAAEAGRLIKAASGSVKVAILLASGADNVAAAETALKDADQNLRRAIETVSR; this is translated from the coding sequence ATGCCGTCAGCGAGGACCGAAGAGCGCCACGACAAAGCCAAGGGCCTGGATGTGATGCATCCCGCGCTCGCGCTTCGACTGCTCGCCGCCGGCCAGCAGGCCGCGGCGAAATCGGTCGATGCGGCGATCGAGCAGATCTCGGCAGCGGCAGCGCTTGCGGCGCAAGTCCTCTCTGCCGGCGGACGGCTTGCCTATGCGGGGGCGGGAAGCTCCGGCCTCATGGCGATGGCCGACGCACTCGAACTGCCCGGCACCTACGGCATTCCGCAGGCGCAGATCGTCATTCTTCTCGCAGGAGGCGCGGCAAGCCTTACCGATCTCGCCGGTGGTTACGAAGACGACATGGATCTCGCTCGCGAGGATGTGCGCAACGCCGGGATCGCGGCCGGCGACTGCCTCGTCTCCGTCTCCGCCAGCGGCTCGACGCCCTATGCGCTCGCCGCCGCTGACGAGGCAAAGAAGCGCGGCGCAAAAGTCATCGCGATTGCCAACAATGCCGGCGCGCCGCTTTTCAAGGACGCCGACGTCTCCATTCTGCTGCAGACGCCGCCGGAAGTCGTATCCGGCTCGACCCGGATGGGCGCCGGCACGGCGCAGAAAATTGCCTTCAACATGTTTTCGACGCTGGTCGGCATCCATCTCGGCCACGTGCTCGACGGCCACATGGTCAACCTGCGCGCCGACAACATCAAGCTGCAAGGGCGCGCAATGCGCATCGTCTGCGACATCACCGGCGTCAGTGCTGCCGAGGCCGGCCGGCTGATCAAGGCGGCCTCTGGCTCCGTCAAGGTAGCGATCCTGCTCGCGTCAGGGGCCGACAATGTTGCTGCCGCCGAAACGGCACTCAAAGACGCCGATCAGAATTTGCGCCGGGCGATCGAAACCGTCTCGCGCTGA
- a CDS encoding SIS domain-containing protein, translating to MQTNMRREIDEIPEAAARLLEGSANALKAAGAALNAKDPAFLVTIARGSSDHAALFLKYAIELTAGRPVASLGPSLASIYGANLKLGSAAAIAISQSGKSPDIVAMAQSATRAGAVSIALTNTVPSPIAEVCTHPLDILAGPELAVAATKSYVNSIVAGLTVLGEWTGDAALKRAVADLPNQFAKAVKLDWQDFAADLGEAESLYVLGRGPALAIASEAALKFKETSGVHAEAYSSAEVLHGPVALVGAKFPVLALAARDAAEASVAESADGMSTKGAVVHVTSARAQKAKRLPFVETGHPITDALTLILPFYGFVEAWSRSRGLNPDAPESLKKVTETR from the coding sequence ATGCAAACCAACATGCGGCGAGAAATCGATGAGATCCCGGAAGCCGCTGCGCGGTTGCTGGAGGGTTCTGCCAACGCGCTGAAAGCGGCCGGTGCGGCGCTGAACGCCAAGGATCCCGCGTTCCTGGTGACGATCGCCCGCGGCTCCTCCGATCATGCGGCGCTGTTCCTGAAATATGCGATCGAGCTCACGGCCGGCCGCCCGGTCGCTTCGCTCGGGCCGTCGCTCGCCTCGATCTATGGCGCCAACCTCAAACTCGGCAGCGCGGCGGCAATCGCGATTTCCCAGTCAGGCAAGAGTCCCGACATCGTGGCGATGGCGCAATCGGCGACACGCGCCGGTGCGGTGTCGATCGCGCTCACGAACACGGTGCCCTCGCCGATCGCCGAGGTCTGCACCCATCCGCTCGATATTCTTGCCGGTCCCGAACTCGCCGTCGCCGCGACAAAGTCCTATGTTAACTCGATCGTCGCGGGCCTCACCGTACTCGGCGAATGGACGGGAGACGCGGCACTCAAGCGTGCCGTCGCCGACCTGCCGAACCAGTTCGCCAAGGCTGTGAAGCTCGATTGGCAGGACTTCGCCGCCGATCTCGGCGAGGCCGAATCGCTTTACGTGCTTGGCCGTGGCCCGGCGCTGGCGATCGCCAGCGAAGCGGCGTTGAAGTTCAAGGAAACGTCCGGCGTGCATGCCGAAGCCTATTCCTCGGCGGAGGTGCTGCATGGTCCGGTGGCGCTGGTCGGGGCCAAATTTCCAGTGCTGGCGCTCGCCGCCCGGGACGCGGCAGAGGCCTCGGTGGCCGAAAGCGCCGATGGCATGAGCACCAAGGGTGCGGTCGTGCATGTCACTTCGGCGCGGGCCCAGAAGGCGAAACGCCTGCCCTTCGTCGAAACGGGACATCCGATCACCGATGCGCTGACGCTGATTCTGCCGTTCTACGGTTTCGTCGAAGCCTGGTCGCGTTCGCGCGGCCTCAATCCGGATGCGCCGGAAAGCCTCAAGAAGGTAACGGAGACACGATGA
- a CDS encoding GntR family transcriptional regulator yields MTQQLAAILPLESLQSGGAGPLYLKLRQSLEEAILSGKLNHGDALPPERDLADYANISRVTVRKAVDDLVRDGLLVRRHGSGTFVVRPVSRVEQSLSRLTSFTEDMARRGLNARAEWLERGLFHPSPDEMMTLGLPADALVARLGRLRIADGMPLAIERASISTEFLPDPLAVTSSLYAALDKTRSRPVRAVQRISACNIKDPDASMLGVPVGAAGLSIERVSYLASGRVVEFTRSLYRGDAYDFVAELTLSES; encoded by the coding sequence ATGACCCAGCAGCTTGCCGCCATCCTGCCGCTGGAAAGCCTGCAGTCGGGCGGGGCTGGCCCGCTCTATCTGAAGCTCCGGCAGTCGCTCGAGGAGGCGATCCTCTCGGGCAAGCTCAACCATGGAGATGCGCTGCCGCCAGAGAGGGATCTCGCGGATTATGCCAATATCAGCCGGGTGACTGTGCGCAAAGCGGTCGATGACCTCGTGCGCGATGGGCTGCTCGTGCGCCGGCATGGCTCCGGTACCTTCGTCGTCAGGCCCGTCTCGCGCGTCGAGCAGTCGCTGTCGAGGCTGACGTCCTTTACCGAGGACATGGCCCGGCGGGGCCTGAATGCACGGGCGGAGTGGCTGGAGCGGGGACTGTTCCACCCGTCGCCCGACGAAATGATGACGCTTGGTCTTCCGGCCGATGCCCTGGTCGCGCGTCTCGGCCGCCTGCGCATCGCCGACGGCATGCCGCTGGCGATCGAGCGCGCCAGCATCTCGACCGAATTCCTGCCTGATCCGCTGGCCGTGACCTCGTCGCTCTATGCCGCCCTCGACAAGACCCGCTCCCGACCCGTCCGGGCGGTGCAGCGTATTTCCGCCTGCAATATCAAGGATCCCGACGCGTCGATGCTCGGCGTTCCGGTCGGCGCCGCCGGCCTTTCGATCGAACGTGTCTCCTATCTTGCGTCCGGACGCGTCGTTGAATTCACCCGCTCGCTCTATCGGGGCGATGCCTATGACTTTGTCGCGGAACTGACGCTTTCGGAGTCCTGA
- a CDS encoding SlyX family protein yields MSDADDRITRLEEMVAHQTKVIEELSDQLAEQWKVVEQARAKLDRLTERFLSLEEQTRDAIPVTRPPHY; encoded by the coding sequence ATGAGCGACGCAGACGACCGGATCACGCGTCTCGAAGAAATGGTGGCGCACCAGACGAAGGTCATCGAGGAACTGTCGGACCAGTTGGCCGAGCAGTGGAAGGTGGTCGAACAGGCCCGGGCGAAGCTCGACCGCCTGACGGAGCGCTTCCTGAGTCTCGAGGAGCAGACGCGCGATGCGATACCGGTGACCCGCCCGCCGCATTACTAA
- a CDS encoding copper homeostasis protein CutC — MSGILLEVCVDDPDGLAAAIEGGADRIELCSALAVGGLTPSPGLMALAGPPPVPVYAMIRPRPGDFVYGPTDLDAMRRDIDAARDAGLAGVVLGASLADGRLDARMLRKLTGHAAGLGLTLHRAFDLVPDFAEAIAIAEDLGFERILTSGGAKSAPEAVDTLARLVELAAGRISVIPGAGVSVDTIDALLPRLAVTEVHSSCSVREPAQDPRLVAMGFVSGEGRRTDAATVKALKARIGAVRI, encoded by the coding sequence ATGAGCGGCATCCTGCTCGAAGTCTGCGTCGACGACCCCGACGGCCTGGCGGCAGCGATCGAGGGCGGCGCCGATCGGATCGAGCTCTGCTCGGCCCTTGCCGTCGGCGGCTTGACGCCAAGCCCGGGATTGATGGCGCTCGCCGGTCCCCCTCCGGTGCCGGTCTACGCAATGATCCGTCCCCGCCCCGGCGATTTCGTCTACGGCCCAACCGATCTCGACGCCATGCGCCGGGACATCGATGCGGCCCGCGACGCCGGGCTTGCAGGGGTCGTCCTCGGCGCATCGCTCGCAGATGGCCGGCTCGACGCGCGGATGCTCCGCAAGCTTACCGGCCACGCGGCGGGATTGGGGCTGACACTTCATCGAGCCTTCGATCTCGTTCCGGATTTCGCCGAGGCGATAGCGATCGCAGAAGACTTGGGATTTGAAAGAATTTTGACCTCGGGCGGCGCGAAAAGCGCGCCGGAAGCGGTCGACACCCTGGCGCGCCTCGTCGAACTGGCGGCAGGCCGGATTTCCGTGATACCCGGCGCCGGCGTTAGCGTCGACACGATCGATGCGCTGCTGCCGAGGCTCGCCGTAACGGAGGTCCACTCCTCCTGCTCTGTTCGTGAGCCGGCTCAGGACCCGCGGCTGGTGGCAATGGGCTTCGTCTCGGGAGAGGGGCGCCGGACGGATGCGGCGACCGTCAAGGCACTGAAGGCGCGGATTGGTGCCGTCCGCATCTAA
- a CDS encoding N-acetylglucosamine kinase — protein sequence MTSYLIGIDGGGTSCRAAVAAPDGRILGRGKAGAANILTDPETALANIAEASRAAFEEAGLDPSGITAASAILGVAGHNVGDAVHYVKRRLPFAAAEIESDGLIALQGALGEKDGAVAILGTGTIYIARHGEAVSYIGGWGFTIGDHGSGARIGHALLQESLLAFDGIHEGSPVTDSVMAEFNNDPRDVVDFARLARPGEFGRYAPRVFEHAARGDAVALRLLKAAATTVDEALDVVVSRGSERLCLLGGLAPLYRPWLAERHQKHFVEAEADALTGAVALAAQRFGSRPEVGA from the coding sequence ATGACGTCTTATCTGATCGGTATCGATGGTGGCGGAACGAGTTGCCGGGCGGCCGTGGCCGCGCCGGACGGGCGGATTCTCGGCCGCGGAAAGGCTGGCGCCGCAAATATCCTTACCGATCCGGAGACGGCACTCGCGAATATAGCAGAAGCCTCGCGGGCCGCGTTTGAAGAGGCCGGCCTCGATCCGTCTGGGATCACCGCGGCCAGCGCGATCTTGGGTGTTGCGGGCCACAACGTCGGCGATGCCGTGCATTACGTGAAGCGGCGCCTTCCCTTTGCGGCGGCAGAGATCGAGTCCGATGGACTGATCGCGCTTCAGGGCGCGCTCGGCGAAAAGGACGGCGCGGTCGCCATTCTTGGTACGGGTACCATCTATATCGCGCGCCACGGCGAGGCCGTGAGCTATATCGGCGGCTGGGGCTTCACGATCGGCGACCACGGCAGCGGTGCGCGCATCGGCCATGCGCTGCTGCAGGAAAGCCTGCTTGCCTTCGATGGCATCCACGAGGGCTCGCCGGTAACCGACTCCGTCATGGCAGAATTCAACAACGATCCGAGGGATGTCGTCGACTTCGCACGGCTGGCCAGGCCCGGCGAATTCGGACGCTACGCCCCGCGCGTCTTCGAACATGCCGCACGCGGCGATGCCGTGGCGCTGCGCCTGCTGAAGGCAGCTGCGACCACTGTCGACGAGGCGCTCGACGTGGTGGTGTCGAGAGGAAGCGAGCGGCTCTGCCTGCTCGGCGGTCTGGCGCCGCTTTATCGGCCGTGGCTCGCCGAACGCCACCAGAAGCATTTTGTCGAAGCCGAGGCCGACGCCTTAACCGGAGCGGTGGCGCTCGCTGCCCAACGCTTCGGCTCCAGGCCGGAGGTTGGTGCATGA
- a CDS encoding sulfate transporter family protein, with protein sequence MILDAARLAFANLFAAETRAVFWKVIGLTLLALVALWFAVRELFVWLALPWFDTLMPGTPEWAGWLTFIVGIFASLGLALALALLLAPVTALIAGFFLDDVAEVIETRDYPDSAPGKPLPLVAAMTGSAKFLGVVILGNIVALLLLLVPGVNLIAFFLVNGYLLGREFFEFAAMRYRPPAEARLFRVKHRSTVFLAGLVLAAFLAVPLLNLLTPLFAAGMMVHLHKRLSARDPGFSPQKAAVGA encoded by the coding sequence ATGATTCTCGATGCGGCGCGGCTTGCCTTCGCCAATCTCTTTGCGGCGGAGACCCGCGCGGTCTTCTGGAAGGTCATCGGACTGACGTTGCTGGCGCTCGTCGCACTCTGGTTTGCGGTGCGCGAGCTGTTCGTCTGGCTGGCGCTGCCTTGGTTCGACACGCTGATGCCGGGCACGCCAGAATGGGCCGGCTGGCTCACATTCATCGTTGGCATCTTCGCGAGCCTGGGCCTGGCTCTGGCGCTCGCCCTACTACTCGCGCCGGTCACCGCACTCATCGCCGGCTTCTTCCTCGATGACGTTGCCGAGGTGATCGAGACGCGCGACTATCCCGATAGCGCGCCGGGCAAGCCGCTGCCGCTCGTGGCGGCAATGACCGGATCGGCGAAATTCCTGGGCGTCGTCATCCTCGGCAACATCGTTGCGCTCCTGCTGCTGCTCGTCCCGGGCGTCAATCTCATCGCCTTCTTTCTCGTCAACGGCTATCTGCTCGGGCGGGAATTTTTTGAGTTCGCCGCCATGCGCTATCGTCCGCCTGCCGAGGCCCGGCTCTTTCGTGTCAAGCACCGCTCGACCGTGTTTCTGGCGGGGCTTGTGCTGGCGGCCTTCCTGGCTGTGCCGCTGCTCAACCTGCTGACACCGCTCTTTGCTGCCGGCATGATGGTGCATCTCCACAAGAGGCTTTCGGCACGCGATCCCGGTTTTTCGCCTCAAAAGGCAGCAGTCGGCGCGTAG
- a CDS encoding ROK family protein encodes MIICFDIGGSAIKGAITHSPERIFPLPRRTTPLNDFRRFVATLESVLDEAGGLPQRVAISITGVIDPQTRRIKCANIPCIDGRELAAELEAALHLPVVIANDADCFALAEAGIGAGRGHRIVFGAILGTGVGGGLVVDGKLINADGGFAGEWGHAPAVASEAGHPPISIPIFDCGCGQRGCVDTVGGARGLERLHMTVHGKSLSSHEIIEAWQNGNEEAARTIDVFVDLISSPLALVINITGATVVPVGGGLSNSEALLGEIDGAVRDRILRQFDRPLVVRGECRLESGLIGAALLGFGGKGA; translated from the coding sequence ATGATCATCTGCTTCGACATCGGCGGATCTGCGATCAAGGGTGCCATTACGCACTCGCCGGAACGGATATTCCCTCTGCCGCGGCGCACCACGCCGCTTAACGACTTTCGCCGCTTTGTCGCGACACTCGAGTCGGTGCTCGACGAGGCGGGCGGCCTGCCGCAAAGGGTCGCGATCTCGATCACCGGCGTCATCGATCCGCAGACCCGCCGGATCAAATGCGCCAACATTCCCTGCATCGACGGCCGGGAGCTTGCCGCCGAGCTCGAGGCCGCGTTGCACCTGCCCGTGGTGATAGCCAATGACGCCGATTGCTTTGCGCTTGCGGAGGCCGGCATCGGTGCAGGGCGCGGTCACCGGATCGTCTTCGGTGCGATCCTTGGTACCGGGGTCGGTGGCGGCCTGGTGGTCGACGGCAAGCTGATCAATGCCGATGGCGGCTTTGCCGGCGAATGGGGGCATGCGCCCGCCGTCGCCTCCGAGGCGGGACATCCGCCCATTTCCATACCGATCTTCGACTGCGGTTGCGGGCAGCGCGGCTGCGTCGACACCGTCGGCGGTGCGCGCGGGCTCGAAAGGCTGCACATGACGGTGCACGGCAAGTCCCTCTCCAGCCACGAGATCATCGAGGCCTGGCAGAACGGCAACGAAGAAGCAGCACGCACGATCGATGTTTTTGTCGATCTCATCAGTTCGCCCCTGGCGCTCGTCATCAACATAACCGGCGCGACCGTCGTGCCGGTCGGCGGCGGCCTTTCCAACTCGGAAGCCCTGCTTGGCGAAATCGACGGCGCCGTGCGCGACCGAATCCTCCGGCAGTTTGATCGGCCGCTGGTCGTGCGCGGGGAATGCCGGCTGGAATCGGGCCTGATCGGCGCGGCGTTGCTCGGCTTTGGAGGAAAGGGCGCATGA